The genomic stretch AGGCGCTCCGTGAATGGGCGTTCAACGATGCGTACGTGAAGCAGATTTTGCCGCAAGTACGTCCCCGAGTAGAGACGCTTTCCCAGGTCGTTCCGCTAGCGGGGCACTTCTTCTCGGGCTTACCGGCGCTTAGCGAAGATGACTTCGAGAGTGTCAAGCTCGAGAACGAGGAGCTCGTCAAGCTCCTGCAGTTCCTGGTATGGCGCTTTGAAGCCGTGCCTGCATGGCATAAAGAGGCGCTATTGGCCGAGGTGAAAGCATTGGCGGAGCACTTCGATCTCAAGATGAAGGCTTTTTTGGCACCGGTGTTCATCGCCATCACAGGAAGCACGTCTAGTACGTCGGTCATGGACGCGATGGCCATCCTGGGCTCCGACGTGACGCGTGCTCGGCTGCGCAACGCCATCGAGGTGCTTGGGGGCGTGTCCAAAAAGCAGGCGAAGCGCTTTGAAAAAGAGTATCGCGACCTGTAATTGACCATCTTCCCTGCACACGAGGAGCGCCACGTGACCCCTAGTGAGAAAGCGTGGCGTTTTCTTCGATAAATACGCTTGACGAAGATCAGGCGAATCAGTAATATACGCTCCGTCTTCACGACATGTGGGGCCTTAGCTCAGCTGGGAGAGCGCAACACTGGCAGTGTTGAGGTCAGCGGTTCGATCCCGCTAGGCTCCACCAACATCAATTTCCATTGGTGTTGTTTTGTCCAAGATATCTCAGGTCAGATACGTCCCATTCGTCTAGTGGTCTAGGACACCGCCCTTTCACGGCGGGAACAGGGGTTCGAACCCCCTATGGGACGCCACCTCGTTTATCTGCTTCTTCAAAACAGCCTAATTCGCAAATAGCAATGAGTCTTCTCACTTGCCTTTTTTGCATTCCCGCCGTTTAGAACTTGCGTCCATTTCACGCGTTTTTTGTCAATATTGTGCTTGACTTGTCCACTTTTGCGTCTCGATGAAACGGGTTGTGCACAACCGCATAAATATGACGCAAAAAATCAGCGATTTACCTTAAACCCTTTTAAATCAGTAACTTATGTTAGGTCAAAAAATAACCAATTTAAGGCTGGGTCACTGTTCATGGCGATTGTGGGACGTTTTCTAGTGGTTGTGAACAGGGTTATCCACAGATAGTGTGGAAAACCCTGTCCAGATTGGCAGTGCCCGAAAGTCAAGCGTTATTCTGGCTTGCGCAGCCGTTTTAACAGCGAGGACGTGTCCCAGCGGCCACCGTCCATACGCTGTATGTCCGCATAGAATTGGTCGACCAGGGCGGTGACGGGGAGAGTGGCGTTCAGTCGTCGCGCCTGCTCTAGGCAAATGCCCAAATCCTTGCGCATCCAGTCCACCGCGAAGCCATGGTTGTACTCGTTGGCGATCATGGTGGTGTGGCGGTTCTCCATTTGCCAAGAGCCAGCGGCGCCTTTAGAGATGACGTCGATCACCTGGTGCTGATCAAGGCCGGCCTGTTCGGCAAAGTGCAGGCCTTCCGCCAAGCCTTGTACCAGTCCAGCGATACAGATCTGGTTCACCATTTTCGTGAGCTGACCGCTACTGGCAGGACCCATGAGCGTCACGGCACGTGCATAGTGGTTCAGGAGGGGGGCGACCGCATCGAAGTGAGCCTGCTCGCCACCGCACATGATGGTCAGGGCGCCGTTTTCCGCCCCTTGCTGCCCGCCTGAGACAGGGGCGTCGATGAATGCTACGCCGCGCTCCCGGCACGCAGCCTCTAGCTCCAGCGCTAAATCTGCTGATGCGGTGGTGTGATCGACCAGGTAGCTTCCGCTGTCCATGGTGCTCAGGGCGCCGTCGCTGCCGGTAGTCACTTGGCGCACGTCGTCGTCGTTGCCCACGCAGACCAGCACTAGGTCGGCCCCTTTGGCGGCCTCGGCAGGCGTCGCGTGGGCTGTGCCTCCGAATGCGTTGGCCCATGCCTCCGCTTTGCTGGCGGTGCGGTTATAAACCCGTGTGGTGAGACCTTGCTTGGCGAGGTGGCCCGCCATGGGGTAGCCCATGACGCCAAGACCGATAAACGCAACGGTTTTGATAGATCGCATAAAACACCTTTGTTGTTGGTAGAAGGTACGAGCAAACAAAAGGCCACCCTTGGGTGGCCTTTGTCATCCTATGCGTGCATTAGCGCGTTAGCCGCCAAATCACTTGCTAGGATAGTCACGTTTTTCGTGACCGACGTACAGCTGGCGCGGGCGGCCGATTTTGTAGCTTTCACTGAGCATTTCGTGCCAGTGAGAGATCCAGCCAATGGTGCGCGACACCGCAAAGATTACGGTAAACATGTTGGTCGGGATGCCCATGGCTTTCAGGATGATGCCCGAGTAGAAATCGACGTTCGGGTACAGTTTACGTTCGATGAAGTACTCATCCTCGAGCGCGATCTGCTCCAGACGCTTGGCGATTTTGAGCTGCGGATCGTCGGCCATGCCGAGTTCGGCCAGCACTTCATCACAGGTCTCTTTCATCACTTTGGCACGCGGATCGAAGTTACGATACACGCGGTGACCAA from Halomonas meridiana encodes the following:
- a CDS encoding NAD(P)-dependent oxidoreductase, producing MRSIKTVAFIGLGVMGYPMAGHLAKQGLTTRVYNRTASKAEAWANAFGGTAHATPAEAAKGADLVLVCVGNDDDVRQVTTGSDGALSTMDSGSYLVDHTTASADLALELEAACRERGVAFIDAPVSGGQQGAENGALTIMCGGEQAHFDAVAPLLNHYARAVTLMGPASSGQLTKMVNQICIAGLVQGLAEGLHFAEQAGLDQHQVIDVISKGAAGSWQMENRHTTMIANEYNHGFAVDWMRKDLGICLEQARRLNATLPVTALVDQFYADIQRMDGGRWDTSSLLKRLRKPE